A genomic region of Cannabis sativa cultivar Pink pepper isolate KNU-18-1 chromosome 1, ASM2916894v1, whole genome shotgun sequence contains the following coding sequences:
- the LOC115706331 gene encoding uncharacterized protein LOC115706331, producing MATLDKTHVVVVDVEPEGGCRSSDEGGGGNGYSGNGVERSEEERRSHSESRAEIVEKGSPVSEHSVELDLECGGGVLEPEVKAHLAKVERDCRICHLSMDTTNHESGIPIELGCSCKEDLAAAHKQCAEAWFKIKGNKTCEICGSTAINVSGVSEAEMMEQWNDSNDTATTTPAAAPIHPAETRNFWQGHRFLNFLLACMVFAFVISWLFHFNVPS from the exons ATGGCAACTTTAGACAAAACCCATGTTGTAGTTGTTGATGTGGAACCAGAAGGGGGTTGCCGGAGCTCCGATGAAGGTGGTGGCGGAAATGGGTATTCTGGTAATGGAGTGGAAAGGTCAGAAGAGGAACGTAGGAGCCACAGTGAGTCAAGAGCTGAGATTGTGGAGAAGGGATCCCCTGTTTCTGAGCATTCGGTGGAGTTGGATCTGGAATGTGGTGGTGGGGTTCTTGAACCTGAAGTTAAGGCACATTTGGCCAAAGTAGAAAGGGACTGTAGGATTTGTCATCTTAGTATGGACACTACCAATCATGAGTCTGGAATTCCCATCGAGTTAGGATGTTCTTGTAAGGAGGATTTGGCTGCTGCTCATAAGCAGTGTGCGGAGGCTTGGTTCAAGATCAAGGGTAACAA aacatgtgaaatttgtGGATCAACTGCAATCAATGTATCTGGTGTTAGTGAAGCTGAGATGATGGAACAATGGAACGACTCGAATGATACTGCAACAACAACGCCTGCAGCTGCCCCCATCCACCCAGCAGAGACACGAAACTTCTGGCAGGGTCATCGGTTCCTAAACTTCTTGTTAGCTTGTATGGTCTTTGCTTTTGTCATCTCTTGGCTGTTCCACTTCAATGTACCCTCATAA